In one Streptomyces sp. T12 genomic region, the following are encoded:
- a CDS encoding cytochrome P450, translating into MTVESVRPEAQPRGTSELREPPLAGGKVPLLGHGWKLVRDPLAFMAGLRAHGDVVRLRLGPKTVYAVTAPDLTGALALSTDFEIAGPLWESLEGLLGKEGVATANGPRHRRQRRTIQPAFRLDAIPGYGPIMEEEAHALTERWKPGETIDCTSESFRIAVRIAARCLLRGAYMDARAERLCAALDTLFRGMYRRMVIPLGRLYNLPLPANRTFNRALADFHLLVDEIVAERRASGQKPDDLLTALLDAKDENGDPIGEQEIHDQVVAILTAGAETVASTIMWLLHVFSEHPEHADKVCAEVESVTGGRPVAFEDVRRLGHTNNVVVEAMRLRPAIWILTRRAVADTSLGGYRIPAGADIVYSPYAIQRDPKSYAHHLEFDPDRWLPERVKDVPKYAMSPFGVGNRKCPSDHFSMAMLTLITAALSTRYRFEQVSGSSDATRVGITLHPHHLLLRPVPRD; encoded by the coding sequence ATGACCGTCGAGTCCGTCCGCCCCGAAGCCCAACCCCGTGGGACTTCGGAACTGCGTGAGCCGCCCCTCGCGGGCGGGAAAGTTCCGCTTCTCGGCCACGGCTGGAAGCTGGTCCGCGATCCGCTGGCCTTCATGGCCGGGCTCAGGGCCCACGGCGACGTCGTACGGCTCAGGCTCGGCCCGAAGACGGTGTACGCCGTCACCGCGCCGGACCTCACCGGCGCGCTGGCGCTGAGCACCGACTTCGAGATCGCCGGGCCGCTGTGGGAGTCCCTGGAAGGCCTGCTCGGCAAGGAGGGAGTGGCCACGGCGAACGGCCCCCGGCACCGGCGTCAGCGGCGCACCATCCAGCCCGCCTTCCGGCTCGACGCGATCCCCGGGTACGGGCCGATCATGGAGGAGGAGGCACACGCGCTGACCGAGCGCTGGAAGCCCGGCGAGACCATCGACTGCACCTCCGAGTCGTTCCGGATCGCCGTGCGCATCGCCGCCCGCTGTCTGCTGCGCGGCGCGTACATGGACGCGCGGGCCGAGCGGCTGTGTGCCGCGCTCGACACCCTCTTCCGCGGTATGTACCGGCGGATGGTGATCCCGCTCGGGCGGCTTTACAACCTGCCTCTCCCGGCCAACCGCACATTCAACCGCGCCCTGGCCGATTTCCATCTCCTGGTCGACGAGATCGTCGCCGAACGCCGGGCATCTGGTCAAAAGCCGGACGATTTGCTGACGGCATTGCTGGACGCGAAGGACGAGAATGGCGATCCCATAGGGGAACAGGAGATCCACGATCAGGTCGTCGCGATACTCACCGCGGGCGCCGAGACCGTGGCCTCCACGATCATGTGGCTGCTCCATGTGTTCTCGGAACATCCGGAACACGCAGACAAGGTGTGCGCGGAGGTCGAATCCGTCACCGGTGGCCGGCCCGTGGCATTCGAGGACGTCCGCAGGCTCGGGCACACCAACAATGTCGTCGTGGAGGCGATGCGTTTGCGCCCCGCGATCTGGATTCTGACGCGACGGGCGGTCGCCGATACGTCACTGGGTGGCTATCGCATTCCGGCCGGGGCCGACATCGTCTACAGCCCCTACGCCATCCAGCGCGACCCGAAGTCGTACGCCCACCACCTCGAGTTCGACCCCGACCGCTGGCTTCCGGAACGCGTCAAGGACGTGCCGAAATACGCCATGAGTCCGTTCGGCGTCGGCAATCGCAAGTGCCCGAGCGATCACTTCTCCATGGCGATGCTGACGCTGATCACGGCGGCGCTGTCCACCAGGTACCGCTTCGAGCAGGTGTCCGGTTCGAGCGACGCGACCCGGGTGGGCATCACACTCCACCCGCACCACCTGCTGCTGCGGCCGGTGCCGAGGGACTGA
- a CDS encoding ribonucleotide-diphosphate reductase subunit beta, translating to MTARNANLLDPGFELTLRPMRYPDFYERYRDAIKNTWTVEEVDLHSDVADLAKLSEGEQHMIGRLVAFFATGDSIVANNLVLTLYKHINSPEARLYLSRQLFEEAVHVQFYLTLLDTYLPDPQDRAAAFDAVENIPSIREKAEFCFKWINEVEKLERLETKADRRRFLLNLICFAACIEGLFFYGAFAYVYWFRSRGLLHGLATGTNWVFRDETMHMSFAFDVVDTVRKEEPELFDDELQQQVTDMLREAVEAELQFGRDLCGDGLPGMNTESMRQYLECVADQRLTRLGFAPVYGSENPFSFMELQGVQELTNFFERRPSAYQVAVEGTVDLDEDF from the coding sequence ATGACCGCCCGTAACGCCAACTTGCTCGACCCGGGCTTCGAGCTCACCCTGCGCCCCATGCGCTACCCGGACTTCTACGAGCGCTACCGGGACGCCATCAAGAACACCTGGACCGTCGAGGAGGTCGACCTCCACTCGGACGTCGCCGACCTCGCGAAGCTGTCCGAGGGTGAGCAGCACATGATCGGCCGGCTGGTCGCGTTCTTCGCGACGGGCGACTCGATCGTCGCGAACAACCTGGTGCTGACGCTGTACAAGCACATCAACTCCCCCGAGGCGCGGCTGTACCTGAGCCGGCAGCTCTTCGAGGAGGCCGTCCACGTCCAGTTCTACTTGACGCTGCTCGACACCTATCTGCCCGACCCGCAGGACAGGGCGGCGGCGTTCGACGCCGTCGAGAACATCCCGTCCATCCGCGAGAAGGCCGAGTTCTGCTTCAAGTGGATCAACGAGGTCGAGAAGCTGGAGCGCCTGGAGACCAAGGCCGACCGGCGCCGCTTCCTGCTCAACCTGATCTGCTTCGCCGCGTGCATCGAGGGCCTGTTCTTCTACGGTGCCTTCGCCTACGTCTACTGGTTCCGCAGCCGGGGCCTGCTGCACGGCCTGGCCACCGGCACCAACTGGGTGTTCCGCGACGAGACGATGCACATGAGCTTCGCCTTCGACGTCGTCGACACCGTCCGCAAGGAGGAGCCGGAGCTCTTCGACGACGAACTCCAGCAGCAGGTCACCGACATGCTGAGGGAGGCCGTCGAGGCCGAGCTGCAGTTCGGGCGCGACCTGTGCGGTGACGGCCTCCCGGGCATGAACACCGAGTCGATGCGGCAGTACCTGGAGTGTGTCGCCGACCAGCGTCTGACGCGGCTCGGCTTCGCCCCGGTGTACGGCTCCGAGAACCCCTTCTCGTTCATGGAGCTGCAGGGCGTCCAGGAGCTCACCAACTTCTTCGAACGGCGTCCGTCGGCGTACCAGGTGGCGGTGGAGGGCACCGTCGACCTGGACGAGGACTTCTGA
- a CDS encoding ribonucleoside-diphosphate reductase subunit alpha — protein MTIAPADPASAVPTVPAGPTDKDAPGTALLRTLTELTADLPDADPGRVAAAALRGRSAIADEQELRELATEAAAGLISEDPAYSRLAARLLTISVAAEAASQGVTSFTESVAVGHREGLIADRTAEFVRLHAARLDALIDTGADDRFGYFGLRTLHSRYLLRHPITRKVIETPQHFMLRVAAGLAEDDTARSVDEVAALYGLMSRLDYLPSSPTLFNSGTRHPQMSSCYLLDSPLDELDSIYDRYHQVARLSKHAGGIGLSYSRIRSRGSLIRGTNGHSNGIVPFLKTLDASVAAVNQGGRRKGAAAVYLETWHSDIEEFLELRDNTGEDARRTHNLNLAHWVPDEFMRRVNADGLWSLFSPADVPELVDLWGEEFDAAYCKAEAAGLAKKTIPARDLYGRMMRTLAQTGNGWMTFKDAANRTANQTALPGHVVHSSNLCTEILEVTDDGETAVCNLGSVNLGAFVDTMTGDIDWERLDATVRTAVTFLDRVVDINFYPTEQAGRSNAKWRPVGLGAMGLQDVFFKLRLPFDSPQARALSTRIAERVMLAAYEASADLAERNGPLPAWEKTRTAKGVLHPDHYGVELTWPERWAALRDRMATTGLRNSLLLAIAPTATIASIAGVYECIEPQVSNLFKRETLSGEFLQVNSYLVNELKALGVWDARTREALREANGSVQDFAWIPADVRALYRTAWEIPQRGLIDMAADRTPFLDQSQSLNLFMETPTIGKLSSMYAYAWKQGLKTTYYLRSRPATRIARAAQAQSAQPEKTIPAQQVADPDAVACSLENPESCEACQ, from the coding sequence GTGACCATCGCGCCAGCAGACCCGGCCTCAGCCGTTCCGACCGTCCCGGCCGGCCCGACCGACAAGGACGCTCCGGGAACCGCCTTGCTGCGGACCCTGACCGAGCTGACCGCCGACCTCCCCGACGCCGACCCCGGCCGGGTCGCCGCCGCCGCGCTGCGCGGCCGGTCCGCCATCGCGGACGAGCAGGAGCTGCGCGAGCTGGCCACCGAGGCGGCGGCCGGTCTGATCTCCGAGGACCCCGCCTACAGCAGGCTGGCCGCCCGGCTGCTGACCATCTCCGTCGCCGCCGAGGCCGCCTCGCAGGGCGTCACGTCCTTCACCGAGTCGGTCGCGGTCGGGCATCGCGAGGGGCTCATCGCCGACCGGACCGCCGAGTTCGTGCGCCTGCACGCCGCCCGCCTCGACGCCCTGATCGACACCGGCGCCGACGACCGCTTCGGCTACTTCGGCCTGCGCACCCTGCACAGCCGGTACCTGCTCCGCCACCCCATCACCCGCAAGGTCATCGAGACGCCCCAGCACTTCATGCTGCGCGTCGCCGCGGGCCTCGCGGAGGACGACACGGCCAGGTCGGTGGACGAAGTCGCCGCGCTCTACGGGCTCATGAGCCGCCTCGACTACCTCCCCTCCTCCCCCACGCTCTTCAACTCCGGCACCCGGCACCCCCAGATGTCGTCCTGCTACCTGCTCGACTCCCCGCTGGACGAGCTGGACTCCATCTACGACCGCTACCACCAGGTCGCCCGCCTCTCGAAGCACGCCGGCGGCATCGGCCTTTCGTACTCCCGTATCCGCTCCCGGGGTTCGCTGATCCGCGGCACCAACGGTCACTCCAACGGCATCGTCCCGTTCCTGAAGACCCTCGACGCCTCGGTCGCCGCCGTGAACCAGGGCGGCCGGCGCAAGGGCGCGGCCGCGGTCTACCTGGAGACCTGGCACTCCGACATCGAGGAGTTCCTGGAGCTGCGCGACAACACCGGTGAGGACGCCCGGCGTACGCACAACCTGAACCTCGCGCACTGGGTCCCGGACGAGTTCATGCGCCGCGTGAACGCCGACGGCCTGTGGTCCCTGTTCTCCCCCGCCGACGTGCCCGAGCTGGTCGACCTGTGGGGCGAGGAGTTCGACGCGGCGTACTGCAAGGCGGAGGCGGCCGGGCTCGCGAAGAAGACCATCCCGGCCCGTGACCTGTACGGCCGCATGATGCGCACCCTCGCGCAGACCGGCAACGGCTGGATGACCTTCAAGGACGCCGCCAACCGCACCGCCAACCAGACGGCGCTGCCGGGCCACGTCGTCCACTCCTCGAACCTCTGCACGGAGATCCTGGAGGTCACGGACGACGGGGAGACGGCGGTCTGCAACCTGGGGTCCGTCAATCTCGGTGCCTTCGTCGACACGATGACCGGCGACATCGACTGGGAGCGGCTGGACGCCACCGTCCGTACCGCCGTCACCTTCCTCGACCGCGTCGTCGACATCAACTTCTACCCGACCGAGCAGGCCGGCCGGTCGAACGCCAAGTGGCGTCCCGTCGGCCTGGGCGCGATGGGCCTGCAGGACGTCTTCTTCAAACTGCGGCTGCCCTTCGACTCACCGCAGGCCCGAGCCCTCTCCACCCGTATCGCCGAGCGCGTCATGCTCGCCGCGTACGAGGCCTCCGCCGACCTGGCCGAGCGCAACGGCCCGCTGCCGGCCTGGGAGAAGACCCGTACGGCCAAGGGCGTCCTGCACCCCGACCATTACGGCGTCGAGCTGACCTGGCCGGAGCGCTGGGCCGCCCTGCGGGACCGTATGGCCACGACCGGCCTGCGCAACTCCCTCCTCCTCGCCATCGCGCCCACCGCCACCATCGCGTCCATCGCCGGCGTCTACGAGTGCATCGAGCCGCAGGTCTCCAACCTGTTCAAGCGCGAGACGCTGTCCGGCGAGTTCCTCCAGGTCAACTCCTACCTGGTCAACGAACTCAAGGCACTCGGCGTCTGGGACGCCCGCACCCGTGAGGCGCTGCGCGAGGCGAACGGCTCGGTGCAGGACTTCGCCTGGATCCCGGCGGACGTACGGGCCCTGTACCGCACGGCGTGGGAGATCCCGCAGCGCGGCCTGATCGACATGGCCGCGGACCGGACGCCGTTCCTCGACCAGTCCCAGTCCCTGAACCTCTTCATGGAGACGCCGACCATCGGCAAGCTCTCCTCGATGTACGCGTACGCCTGGAAGCAGGGCCTGAAGACGACGTACTACCTGCGCTCGCGCCCGGCGACCCGCATCGCCCGCGCCGCCCAGGCCCAGTCCGCCCAGCCGGAAAAGACCATCCCCGCCCAGCAGGTGGCCGACCCCGACGCCGTCGCCTGCTCCCTGGAAAACCCCGAGTCCTGCGAGGCCTGCCAGTAA
- a CDS encoding GNAT family N-acetyltransferase — MDIVIRQAKPDEYDALGEITARAYLQDGLLDFGESDEYLGELKDVAKRAAAAEVLVAVEKGRLRGGVTFVPGGGPMADIAGPGEATIRMLAVAQDARGRGAGEALVRACIDRARATEGCVRIVLSTQRTMHSAHRIYERLGFVRTPERDWNPIPALDDITLLTYELTL, encoded by the coding sequence ATGGACATCGTGATCCGGCAGGCGAAACCCGACGAGTACGACGCCCTGGGCGAGATCACCGCCCGGGCCTACCTCCAGGACGGCCTCCTCGACTTCGGGGAGAGCGACGAATACCTCGGTGAGCTGAAGGACGTGGCCAAGCGGGCGGCCGCCGCCGAGGTGCTGGTGGCTGTCGAGAAGGGCCGGCTGCGGGGCGGCGTGACCTTCGTACCGGGCGGCGGGCCGATGGCCGACATAGCCGGGCCCGGCGAGGCCACGATCCGCATGCTGGCGGTCGCGCAGGACGCCCGGGGCCGGGGCGCCGGAGAAGCCCTCGTACGCGCCTGCATCGACCGCGCACGGGCCACGGAGGGCTGCGTACGCATCGTCCTGTCGACCCAGCGCACCATGCACAGCGCCCACCGCATCTACGAACGTCTGGGCTTCGTCCGCACACCCGAGCGGGACTGGAATCCGATCCCGGCCCTCGACGACATCACTCTCCTCACCTACGAGTTGACGCTCTGA
- the mctP gene encoding monocarboxylate uptake permease MctP yields the protein MKNDVNGVALTVFIFFFLAVTVMGFLAARWRKAENEHSLDEWGLGGRSFGTWVTWFLLGGDLYTAYTFVAVPAAIYAAGAAGFFAVPYTILVYPLIFTFLPRLWSVSHKHGYVTTSDFVRGRFGSKGLSLAVAVTGLLATMPYIALQLVGIQAVLDVMGVGGGENTNWFVKDLPLLIAFGVLAAYTYSSGLRAPALIAFVKDTLIYIVIAVAIIYIPIKLGGFDEIFAAAGEKYTKAGAGGLVPPEAGQWTYATLALGSALALFMYPHSITATLSSRSREVIRRNTTILPLYSLMLGLLALLGFMAIAAGVKATNPQLAIPQLFEDMFPAWFAGVAFAAIGIGALVPAAIMSIAAANLFTRNIYKDFIKPDATPAQETKVSKLVSLLVKVGALIFVLTMDKTVAINFQLLGGIWILQTFPALVGGLFTRWFHRWALLAGWAVGMLYGTIAAYGVASPTQKHFGGSAKEIPGIGEIGYIGLTAFVLNVVVTVVLTFVLKAAKAPEGIDETRPEDYTADAGDAGVQVELPPATAGASH from the coding sequence GTGAAGAACGACGTGAACGGCGTGGCACTCACCGTCTTCATCTTCTTCTTCCTGGCCGTGACGGTCATGGGCTTCCTGGCCGCGCGCTGGCGCAAGGCCGAGAACGAGCACAGCCTCGACGAATGGGGCCTGGGCGGCCGGTCGTTCGGCACCTGGGTGACCTGGTTCCTGCTCGGCGGCGACCTGTACACGGCGTACACCTTCGTGGCGGTCCCGGCGGCGATCTACGCGGCCGGCGCGGCGGGCTTCTTCGCGGTGCCCTACACGATTCTCGTCTACCCCCTGATCTTCACGTTCCTGCCCCGCCTGTGGTCGGTCTCGCACAAGCACGGCTATGTGACGACCTCGGACTTCGTGCGCGGCCGCTTCGGTTCGAAGGGCCTGTCGCTGGCCGTGGCCGTCACCGGCCTCCTGGCGACCATGCCGTACATCGCGCTCCAGTTGGTCGGCATCCAGGCGGTGCTGGACGTGATGGGCGTGGGCGGCGGCGAGAACACCAACTGGTTCGTCAAGGACCTCCCGCTCCTCATCGCCTTCGGCGTGCTGGCGGCGTACACCTACTCCTCGGGTCTGCGCGCCCCCGCGCTGATCGCGTTCGTCAAGGACACGCTGATCTACATCGTCATCGCGGTGGCGATCATCTACATCCCGATCAAGCTGGGCGGATTCGACGAGATCTTCGCCGCGGCGGGCGAGAAGTACACGAAGGCCGGCGCCGGCGGCCTGGTTCCGCCCGAGGCGGGCCAGTGGACGTACGCCACGCTGGCGTTGGGCTCCGCGCTCGCGCTGTTCATGTACCCGCACTCGATCACGGCGACGCTCTCCTCGCGCAGCCGTGAGGTGATCCGCCGCAACACCACGATCCTGCCGCTGTACTCCCTGATGCTGGGCCTGCTCGCCCTGCTGGGCTTCATGGCGATCGCGGCCGGAGTCAAGGCCACCAACCCCCAGTTGGCGATCCCGCAGCTCTTCGAGGACATGTTCCCGGCCTGGTTCGCGGGCGTCGCCTTCGCGGCGATCGGCATCGGAGCGCTCGTCCCCGCGGCCATCATGTCCATCGCGGCCGCGAACCTCTTCACCCGCAACATCTACAAGGACTTCATCAAGCCGGACGCGACGCCCGCGCAGGAGACCAAGGTCTCCAAGCTGGTCTCGCTGCTGGTGAAGGTGGGCGCCCTGATCTTCGTCCTCACCATGGACAAGACGGTCGCGATCAACTTCCAGCTCCTGGGCGGCATCTGGATCCTGCAGACCTTCCCGGCCCTGGTCGGCGGCCTGTTCACCCGCTGGTTCCACCGCTGGGCCCTGCTGGCCGGCTGGGCGGTCGGCATGCTCTACGGCACGATCGCCGCGTACGGTGTCGCCTCCCCGACCCAGAAGCACTTCGGCGGCTCGGCGAAGGAGATCCCCGGCATCGGGGAGATCGGCTACATCGGCCTGACGGCGTTCGTACTGAACGTGGTCGTGACGGTCGTCCTCACCTTCGTCCTGAAGGCGGCGAAGGCCCCCGAGGGCATCGACGAGACCAGGCCGGAGGACTACACGGCGGACGCGGGCGACGCGGGCGTCCAGGTGGAACTGCCGCCGGCGACTGCGGGCGCGTCCCACTGA
- a CDS encoding DUF3311 domain-containing protein, with the protein MSDAPEVNRAVVTPVRVVIALCLVAPFVAMLWVGSYAKTDPEFAGIPFFYWYQMLWVLLSTALTMIAYKLWQRDQRARASEKGGASE; encoded by the coding sequence ATGTCAGATGCCCCAGAAGTGAACAGAGCGGTGGTGACACCCGTCCGGGTCGTCATCGCGCTCTGTCTCGTCGCGCCCTTCGTGGCGATGTTGTGGGTGGGTTCGTACGCCAAGACGGACCCGGAGTTCGCCGGCATCCCGTTCTTCTACTGGTACCAGATGCTGTGGGTCCTGCTCTCCACGGCGCTGACGATGATCGCGTACAAGCTGTGGCAGCGTGACCAGCGCGCCCGCGCTTCCGAGAAGGGCGGTGCGTCGGAGTGA
- a CDS encoding YbdD/YjiX family protein: MRWYVRELTDESAYDRYVAHLRHDHPDAKVPSRRDFERMRTDRREADPRQGFRCC; the protein is encoded by the coding sequence GTGCGCTGGTATGTGCGTGAGCTGACCGACGAGTCGGCGTACGACCGTTATGTCGCGCACCTACGGCACGATCACCCGGACGCGAAGGTGCCGTCCCGGCGTGATTTCGAACGGATGCGGACCGACCGCCGGGAGGCGGATCCGCGCCAGGGGTTCCGCTGCTGCTGA
- a CDS encoding carbon starvation CstA family protein: protein MRTANVRTITVWTLVALVGAAGWTVLALSRGEEVSAAWMVAAALGSYAIAYRFYAKFIAYKVLKVDRTRATPAERLDNGIDFHPTDRRVLLGHHFAAIAGAGPLVGPVLAAQMGYLPGTVWIIAGVIFAGAVQDMVVLFFSTRRDGRSLGQMAREEIGPFGGAAALLAAFAIMIILLGVLALVIVNALAQSPWGTFSIAMTIPIALLMGFYLRVLRPGRVTEVSVIGVALLLFALVAGRWVAESSWAGTFTLAPSTLVVWLVAYGFIASILPVWMLLAPRDYLSTFMKIGTIALLALGVVVALPTLKMDAVTDFASRGDGPVFAGSLFPFVFITIACGALSGFHSLISSGTTPKMIQKETQVRMIGYGSMLMESSVAVMALVAASIIDPGLYFAMNAPAGVIGDTVQNASQVVGSWGYQISPEALARAAENVEEATLLSRTGGAPTLAIGVSEIFSQVTGDGLRAFWYHFAIMFEALFILTALDAGTRVGRFMLQDTLGNLYRPFRNVSWKPGLVITSAVVCGLWGYFLWVGVHEPLGGINQLFPIFGISNQLLAAVALAVCTTLLVKSGRLKWAWITGVPLAWDATVTLTASWQKVFSSDPKVGFFKQRQVFQDAIDRGEVLPPAKTMDDMHTVVTNSTVDGVLSAVLALLIVVVIVDAARVCVRHVRRPALSTLSEAPYVESKITAPAGLIPTKEEREEEQRAVASAGTPSSAGPQ from the coding sequence ATGCGTACCGCGAACGTCCGCACCATCACTGTCTGGACCCTGGTCGCGCTCGTCGGTGCCGCCGGGTGGACAGTGCTCGCGCTCTCCCGCGGCGAGGAGGTCTCCGCCGCCTGGATGGTCGCGGCCGCCCTCGGCTCGTACGCCATCGCCTACCGCTTCTACGCGAAGTTCATCGCGTACAAGGTCCTGAAGGTCGACAGGACCAGGGCCACCCCGGCCGAACGCCTCGACAACGGCATCGACTTCCACCCCACCGACCGCCGCGTCCTGCTCGGCCACCACTTCGCGGCGATCGCCGGTGCCGGACCCCTCGTCGGCCCGGTCCTGGCCGCGCAGATGGGCTACCTCCCGGGCACGGTCTGGATCATCGCCGGCGTCATCTTCGCCGGCGCGGTCCAGGACATGGTGGTGCTGTTCTTCTCCACCCGCCGGGACGGACGCTCGCTGGGGCAGATGGCGCGCGAGGAGATCGGCCCGTTCGGCGGCGCGGCCGCGCTGCTCGCCGCCTTCGCCATCATGATCATCCTGCTCGGCGTGCTGGCGCTGGTGATCGTCAACGCCCTCGCCCAGTCCCCCTGGGGCACCTTCTCCATCGCGATGACGATCCCGATCGCCCTGCTGATGGGCTTCTACCTGCGGGTCCTGCGCCCCGGCCGGGTCACCGAGGTCTCGGTGATCGGCGTCGCGCTGCTGCTGTTCGCCCTGGTCGCGGGCCGCTGGGTCGCCGAGTCGTCGTGGGCCGGCACCTTCACCCTCGCGCCCTCGACGCTGGTCGTCTGGCTGGTGGCGTACGGCTTCATCGCCTCGATCCTGCCGGTGTGGATGCTGCTGGCGCCGCGCGACTACCTCTCCACCTTCATGAAGATCGGCACGATCGCCCTGCTCGCCCTCGGCGTGGTCGTCGCGCTGCCGACGCTGAAGATGGACGCGGTGACCGACTTCGCCTCGCGCGGCGACGGCCCGGTCTTCGCGGGGTCCCTGTTCCCGTTCGTGTTCATCACCATCGCCTGCGGTGCCCTGTCCGGCTTCCACTCGCTCATCTCGTCCGGTACGACGCCGAAGATGATCCAGAAGGAGACGCAGGTCCGGATGATCGGCTACGGCTCCATGCTGATGGAGTCGTCGGTCGCGGTGATGGCGCTGGTGGCGGCGAGCATCATCGACCCGGGCCTGTACTTCGCGATGAACGCGCCGGCGGGGGTCATCGGGGACACGGTCCAGAACGCCTCGCAGGTCGTGGGGAGTTGGGGCTACCAGATCTCCCCCGAGGCGCTCGCGCGGGCGGCGGAGAACGTCGAGGAGGCGACCCTGCTCTCCCGCACGGGCGGCGCGCCCACCCTCGCGATCGGCGTCTCGGAGATCTTCTCCCAGGTCACCGGCGACGGCCTGCGCGCCTTCTGGTACCACTTCGCGATCATGTTCGAGGCGCTGTTCATCCTGACCGCGCTGGACGCCGGCACGCGCGTGGGCCGGTTCATGCTCCAGGACACGCTGGGCAACCTCTACCGGCCGTTCAGGAACGTCAGCTGGAAGCCCGGCCTGGTCATCACCAGCGCCGTGGTGTGCGGCCTGTGGGGGTACTTCCTGTGGGTGGGCGTGCACGAGCCCCTCGGCGGCATCAACCAGCTGTTCCCGATCTTCGGCATCTCCAACCAGCTGCTCGCGGCTGTCGCCCTCGCCGTCTGTACGACCCTGCTGGTGAAGTCGGGACGCCTCAAGTGGGCCTGGATCACCGGGGTTCCGCTGGCCTGGGACGCCACGGTGACGCTCACCGCCAGCTGGCAGAAGGTCTTCTCCAGCGACCCCAAGGTCGGCTTCTTCAAGCAGCGTCAGGTCTTCCAGGACGCCATCGACCGCGGCGAGGTGCTGCCGCCCGCCAAGACCATGGACGACATGCACACCGTGGTCACCAACTCCACGGTGGACGGCGTCCTCTCGGCGGTCCTCGCGCTCCTGATCGTCGTCGTCATCGTCGACGCCGCCCGCGTCTGCGTCCGGCACGTCCGCCGCCCGGCGCTCTCCACGCTCAGCGAGGCGCCGTACGTCGAGTCGAAGATCACCGCACCGGCCGGGCTGATCCCGACGAAGGAGGAGAGGGAGGAGGAGCAGCGTGCGGTCGCTTCGGCGGGTACCCCGTCTTCGGCAGGTCCTCAGTAG
- a CDS encoding GntR family transcriptional regulator gives MSTDVSSAENENGATVRTARVPKYYRLKKHLLDMTETQAPGTPVPPERTLAAEFDTSRTTVRQALQELVVEGRLERIQGKGTFVAKPKVSQALQLTSYTEDMRAQGLEPTSQLLDIGYITADDRLAELLDITAGVRVLRIERLRMANGEPMAIETTHLSAKRFPALRRSLVKYTSLYTALAEVYDVHLAEAEETIETSLATPREAGLLGTDVGLPMLMLSRHSLDREGQPVEWVRSVYRGDRYKFVARLKRPQD, from the coding sequence ATGAGCACCGACGTCAGCAGTGCGGAGAACGAGAACGGCGCCACGGTCCGTACCGCCCGCGTGCCCAAGTACTACCGCCTGAAGAAGCACCTCCTCGACATGACGGAGACCCAGGCGCCCGGCACCCCGGTCCCGCCCGAGCGCACCCTGGCCGCCGAGTTCGACACCTCCCGCACGACCGTGCGCCAGGCCCTGCAGGAGCTGGTCGTCGAGGGACGCCTGGAGCGCATCCAGGGCAAGGGCACGTTCGTCGCCAAGCCGAAGGTCTCGCAGGCCCTCCAACTCACCTCGTACACCGAGGACATGCGCGCCCAGGGCCTGGAACCGACCTCGCAGCTGCTGGACATCGGCTACATCACCGCCGACGACCGCCTCGCCGAGCTGCTCGACATCACGGCCGGCGTACGGGTGCTGCGCATCGAGCGGCTGCGCATGGCGAACGGCGAGCCGATGGCCATCGAGACCACCCACCTGAGCGCGAAGCGCTTCCCGGCCCTGCGCAGGTCCCTGGTCAAGTACACCTCCCTCTACACGGCCCTCGCCGAGGTCTACGACGTCCATCTCGCCGAGGCCGAGGAGACCATCGAGACCTCCCTGGCCACCCCGCGCGAGGCCGGCCTGCTCGGCACCGACGTGGGCCTGCCGATGCTGATGCTGTCCCGTCATTCGCTGGACCGCGAGGGGCAGCCGGTGGAGTGGGTGCGGTCGGTGTACCGGGGGGACCGGTACAAGTTCGTGGCACGGCTCAAGCGGCCGCAGGATTAG